GCAGAGATGGTCAATGTATTCTTGCAACTCAAATATGCAACCGACAGAATGACTGTTCCAGTGGTGAAGATGAGTTGAATTGTCCTGGCTGCTTGTCAAATGAGTTCCAGTGCAGAGATGGCCAATGTATTCTTGCAACTCAGATATGCAACCGACAGAATGACTGTTCCAGTGGTGAAGACGAGTTGAATTGTCCTGGCTGCTTGTCAAATGAGTTCCAGTGCAGAGATGGTCAATGTATTCTTGCAACTCGGGTATGCAATCGACAGAATGACTGTTCCAGTGGTGAAGATGAGTTGAATTGTCCTGGCTGCTTGTCAAATGAGTTCCAGTGCAGAGATGGCCAATGTATTCTTGCAACTCAGATATGCAATCGACAGAATGACTGTTCTGGTGGTGAAGATGAGTTGAATTGTCCTGGCTGCTTGTCAAATGAGTTCCAGTGCAGAGATGGTCAATGTATTCTTGCAACTCAAATATGCAACCGACAGAATGACTGTTCCAGTGGTGAAGATGAGTTGAATTGTCCTGGCTGCTTGTCAAATGAGTTCCAGTGCAGAGATGGCCAATGTATTCTTGCAACTCAAATATGTAATCGACAGAATGACTGTTCCAGTGGTGAAGATGAGTTGAATTGTCCTGGCTGCTTGTCAAATGAGTTCCAGTGCAGAGATGGTCAATGTATTCTTGCAACTCGAGTATGTAATCGCCAGAATGACTGTTCCAGTGGTGAAGATGAGTTGAATTGTCCTGGCTGCTTGTCGAATGAGTTCCAGTGCAGAGATGGTCAATGCATTTTGTCAACACGCGTATGTAATCGACAGAATGACTGTTCCAGTGGTGAAGATGAGTTGAACTGTCCTGGCTGCTTGTCGAATGAGTTCCAATGCTCTGATGGTCGATGCATCTTATCTTCACAAGTTTGTAATTCGCAAAGAGATTGTTCAGATGGTGCTGACGAATTGATCTGTAATATCTGTGCAGCAAATGACTTCTTATGCAACGATGGTCAGTGTATTTCCTCGAGTAAACTTTGTAATCGACAGTCTGACTGTGCCGGAGGTGAAGATGAACATAATTGCCATGGTTGTATCACAAATGAGTTTAAGTGTACTGACAACAGCTGCATCATGTCAGTCGAAGTTTGTAACGGAATGAATGACTGCCCAAACGGCGAAGACGAGGTAGATTGTGATGATTGCCTGCCAAACGAATTCCGTTGTAGTGATGGTCAATGTATTCAGTCAACTCAGATATGTAATAGACAGAATGACTGTTCCAGTGGTGAGGATGAGTTGAATTGTCCTGGCTGCTTGTCAAATGAGTTCCAATGCAGAGATGGTAAATGTATTCTGTCGACTTTGGTATGTAATCGACAGAATGACTGTTCCGGTGGTGAAGATGAGTTGAATTGTCCTGGCTGCTTGTCAAATGAGTTCCAGTGCAGAGATGGCCAATGTATTCTTGCAACTCAGATATGCAATCGACAGAATGACTGTTCTGGTGGTGAAGATGAGTTGAATTGTCCTGGCTGCTTGTCAAATGAGTTCCAGTGCAGAGATGGTCAATGTATTCTTGCAACTCAAATATGCAACCGACAGAATGACTGTTCCAGTGGTGAAGATGAGTTGAATTGTCCTGGCTGCTTGTCAAATGAGTTCCAGTGCAGAGATGGTCAATGTATTCTTTCAACTCGGGTATGTAATCGACAGAATGACTGTTCCAGTGGTGAAGATGAGTTGAATTGTCCGGGCTGCTTATCGAATGAGTTCCAGTGCAGAGATGGTCAATGTATTATGGCAACTCTGATATGTAATCGACAGAATGACTGTTCCGGTGGTGAAGACGAGTTGAATTGTCCTGGCTGCTTGTCAAATGAGTTCCAGTGCAGAGATGGTCAATGTATTCTTGCAACTCGAGTATGTAATCGCCAGAATGACTGTTCCAGTGGTGAAGATGAGTTGAATTGTCCTGGCTGCTTGTCGAATGAGTTCCAGTGCAGAGATGGTCAATGCATTTTGTCAACACGCGTATGTAATCGACAGAATGACTGTTCCAGTGGTGAAGATGAGTTGAACTGTCCTGGCTGCTTGTCGAATGAGTTCCAATGCTCTGATGGTCGATGCATCTTATCTTCACAAGTTTGTAATTCGCAAAGAGATTGTTCAGATGGTTCTGACGAATTGATCTGTAATATCTGTGCAGCAAATGACTTCTTATGCAACGATGGTCAGTGTATTTCCTCAAGTAAACTTTGTAATCGACAGTCTGACTGTGCCGGAGGTGAAGATGAACATAATTGCCATGGTTGTATCACAAATGAGTTTAAGTGTACTGACAATAGCTGCATCATGTCAGTCCAAGTTTGTAACGGAATGAATGACTGTCCCAACGGCGAAGACGAAGTAGATTGTGATGATTGCCTGCCAAACGAATTCCGTTGTAGTGATGGTCAATGTATTCAGTCAACTCAGATATGTAATAGACAGAATGACTGTTCCAGTGGTGAGGATGAGTTGAATTGTCCTGGCTGCTTGTCAAATGAGTTCCAATGCAGAGATGGTAAATGTATTCTGTCGACTTTGGTATGTAATCGACAGAATGACTGTTCCGGTGGTGAAGATGAGTTGAATTGTCCTGGCTGCTTGTCAAATGAGTTCCAGTGCAGAGATGGCCAATGTATTCTTGCAACTCAGATATGCAATCGACAGAATGACTGTTCCAGTGGTGAGGATGAGTTGAATTGTCCTGGCTGCTTGTCAAATGAGTTCCAGTGCAGAGATGGTCAATGTATTCTTGCAACTCGGATATGCAATCGACAGAATGACTGTTCCGGTGGTGAAGATGAGTTGAATTGTCCTGGCTGCTTGTCGAATGAGTTCCAGTGCAGAGATGGTCAATGTATTCTTGCAACTCAAATATGCAACCGACAGAATGACTGTTCCAGTGGTGAAGATGAGTTGAATTGTCCTGGCTGCTTGTCAAATGAGTTCCAGTGCAGAGATGGTCAATGTATTCTTTCAACTCGGGTATGTAATCGACAGAATGACTGTTCCAGTGGTGAAGATGAGTTGAATTGTCCGGGCTGCTTATCGAATGAGTTCCAGTGCAGAGATGGTCAATGTATTATGGCAACTCTGATATGTAATCGACAGAATGACTGTTCCGGTGGTGAAGACGAGTTGAATTGTCCTGGCTGCTTGTCAAATGAGTTCCAGTGCAGAGATGGTCAATGTATTCTTGCAACTCGGGTATGTAATCAACAGAATGACTGTTCCGGTGGTGAAGATGAGTTGAATTGTCCTGGCTGCTTGTCAAATGAGTTCCAGTGCAGAGATGGTCAATGTATTCTTGCAACTCGGGTATGTAATCGCCAGAATGACTGTTCCAGTGGTGAAGATGAGTTGAATTGTCCTGGCTGCTTGGCGAATGAGTTCCAGTGCAGAGACGGTCAATGTATTCTTGCAACTCGGATATGCAATCGACAGAATGACTGTTCCGGTGGTGAAGATGAGTTGAATTGTCCTGGCTGCTTGGCGAATGAGTTCCAGTGCAGAGACGGTCAATGTATTCTTGCAACTCGGGTATGTAATCGACAGAATGACTGTTCCGGTGGTGAAGATGAGTTGAATTGTCCTGGCTGCTTGTCAAATGAGTTCCAGTGCAGAGATGGTCAATGTATTCTTGCAACTCGGGTATGTAATCACCAGAATGACTGTTCCAGTGGTGAAGATGAGTTGAATTGTCCTGGCTGCTTGGCGAATGAGTTCCAGTGCAGAGATGGTCAATGTATTCTTGCAACTCGGGTATGTAATCGCCAGAATGACTGTTCCAGTGGTGAAGATGAGTTGAATTGTCCTGGCTGCTTGTCGAATGAGTTCCAGTGCAGAGATGGTCAATGCATTTTGTCAACACGCGTATGTAATCGCCAGAATGACTGTTCCGGTGGTGAAGATGAGTTGAATTGTCCTGGCTGCTTGTCAAATGAGTTCCAGTGCAGAGATGGTCAATGTATTCTTGCAACTCAGGTATGTAATCGACAGAATGACTGTTCAATTGGTGAAGATGAGTTGAATTGTCCTGGCTGCTTGTCAAATGAGTTCCAGTGCAGAGATGGTCAATGTATTCTTGCAATTCGGGTATGTAATCGACAGAATGACTGTTCCAGTGGTGAAGATGAGTTGAATTGTCCTGGCTGCTTGGCGAATGAGTTCCAGTGCAGAGATGGTCAATGTATTCTTGCAACTGGGGTATGTGATCGACAGAATGACTGTTCCAGTGGTGAAGACGAGTTGAATTGTCCTGGCTGCTTGGCGAATGAGTTCCCGTGCAGAGATGGTCAATGTATTCTTGCAACTCGGGTATGTGATCGACAGAATGACTGTTCCAGTGGTGAAGACGAGTTGAATTGTCCTGGCTGCTTGGCGAATGAGTTCCAGTGCAGAGATGGTCAATGCATTGTTTCAAGCAAAATATGTAATCGACAGAATGACTGTTCCAGTGGTGAAGATGAGTTGAGTTGCCCGTTTTGTTTGTCTACTGAGTTCCGGTGCAATGATGGCCAATGTGTGTCTGCAACAAAACGATGTAACAGAGTAGATGATTGCACTGGAGGTGACGATGAACATAATTGCCAGGGCTGTATCACTAATGAGTTCACATGTAATGATGGCAGCTGTATTTTTTCCATCCAAGTCTGTAATCAACAGAACGACTGCCCAAATGGAGAGGATGAGCTAGATTGCCTCAGCCAGAGTTGCCCAACCGGCAAGTCTGGGTGCCCTAATGGTCAGTGTATTATCTCAGACCTGGTTTGTGATGGCAAGAATGATTGCCCGTCAGGAGCAGATGAAATGAGCTGTTCATCCTGTCAAGATAATGAGTTTGAATGTGATGATGGGAGATGTATTGCATCAAGTCAAGTCTGTAATAAGCAGAAAGATTGCGTTGGAGGGGAGGATGAGCAAAATTGTCCCATTCCAGGTTGTCCGGACGGCCAGTTTCAGTGCAGCGATGGAATGTGCATAAAGTCCCTGCAAGTCTGCGACAAGCAAATGGACTGCGCAACAGGCGAGGATGAACGCGACTGCCAATCTCGGCCATGTCTGTTAAAGGAGTTTGAGTGCGACGATGGTACGTGTTTTCCTAGCTCTGTGGTTTGTGATAATAAAGTCGACTGCAGAACAGGCGAAGATGAGGTGGACTGCTACGAAAGGTGTCCTGCTCAATATGAATGTGTGAATGGTCCTTGTATTCCAAAGGATAAGAAGTGTGATTTAATAGTGGACTGCCCATTTGGTGATGATGAAGCTACGTGCTCGTACAAAAATGGTCAATGCTCCGACAACGAGTTTGAATGCAACTCTGGGAACTGTATTAAATCAGGTTTTGTCTGCAACGGCAGGAAGGATTGTGCACAAGGAGCAGACGAGGAGAACTGTGCTGTCAACAGGTGTCTTGGCCGATTCGCTTGTCAAGGTGGGAGATGCATCACACTGACCGAGCTCTGTGATGGTGAGCGGGATTGCCCGCTTGGAGATGATGAGCTGAGCTGTGGTGCTAGCCCAGAGCCCTGCAATGGTTACAGGTGTAGTAGCGGCCAGTGTATACCAGCAGACGCTCGCTGTAATGGCTGGCTAGACTGCTATGGTGGAGTGGATGAGGTGGGTTGTACAGTAGACCCATGCATGCATCTCTTTGTCTGTGGAGATGGGTACTGTATCAACCCAACTCTTATCTGCGATGGGAAATCAGATTGTCTGAACGACAGAGACGAGCAGGGCTGCAGTCCGGATCCGTGTCTTGGTATGTTCAGGTGTGGTAGCGGTTCCTGCATCGCTATGTCTCTGTTATGCAATGGCCTCTCGGATTGTCCTGATGGAATCGACGAACAGAGTTGCCCTATAGTCAATAAATGTCCTGGTGCTTTTGAATGTCGGAGCACAGGTGTCTGCGTTGTGTCCACTCTTGTATGTGATGCCCGTAAGGACTGTCCAGCGGGTGAAGATGAACTTGGATGCCCTGATCAAACATGCACAGCCAGCCAATTCCGCTGCAATGATGGCACGTGCATCTCCTCGGGTCTTGAGTGTAACGGCATTCGCAACTGCGGC
This DNA window, taken from Asterias rubens chromosome 15, eAstRub1.3, whole genome shotgun sequence, encodes the following:
- the LOC117299850 gene encoding low-density lipoprotein receptor-related protein 2-like isoform X3, whose protein sequence is MPSKSRLTPCRMTGWVMSATPVVLLYIAVTILFVLTFVSNPCCVEHTEQVGRIPKATSDELVNNHKGSRVKRLTMSSCTGSQFRCDDGHCIPFTFVCDQHQGDCVGGEDERNCQSNVCAEDQYRCPSGKCIPNYWICDTSNDCPDGADESKFDCQGRQCSTGQFRCNTGSCLPMPFSCDGDTDCKDGEDEVTCSATQQCKSGQFQCTNGQCIPVSKRCNQVKDCSSGEDELDCQDPCPQGFRCKAGNCIHQASVCNKVPDCASGEDELNCPERCLNQFECHNGNCVDLDKRCDGREHCLTGEDENQCPTVCSSLQFRCARSRKCLSREYVCDGVVDCSAEEDEQNCSPCPGQYNCGTVCISLAQVCDGQVDCPGGVDEGSCQRRCSVGEYRCHNSNCIPQRGVCDGTVDCPAGDDEVNCRGRACTINQYKCREGLCIANNRVCNNRVDCAGGEDEKNCPKLTRCMIGILPVECNNGLCISSSQICNGQSDCPEGEDERGCQDVGCLANQFRCNDGRCISQSLVCNRVSNCIGGEDEQNCRVCSVNEFRCSDSRCVTSSQVCNGQNDCVSGEDEQNCNGCSGNEFRCRDGRCIQPALVCNRQSDCIGGEDELNCPGCSTNQFRCSDGRCILSSHVCNSQRDCSDGADELNCNVCTSNDFLCNDGQCISSSKLCNRQSDCAGGEDEHNCHGCITNEFKCTDNSCIMSVQVCNGMNDCPNGEDEVDCDDCLPNEFRCSDGQCIQSTQICNRQNDCSSGEDELNCPGCLSNEFRCRDGQCILATRVCNRQNDCSSGEDELNCPGCLSNEFQCRDGQCILATRVCNRQNDCSRGEDELNCPGCLSNEFQCRDGQCIQSTQICNRQNDCSSGEDELNCPGCLSNEFQCRDGQCILATRICNRQNDCSGGEDELNCPGCLSNEFQCRDGQCILATQICNRQNDCSSGEDELNCPGCLSNEFQCRDGQCILATQICNRQNDCSSGEDELNCPGCLSNEFQCRDGQCILATRVCNRQNDCSSGEDELNCPGCLSNEFQCRDGQCILATQICNRQNDCSGGEDELNCPGCLSNEFQCRDGQCILATQICNRQNDCSSGEDELNCPGCLSNEFQCRDGQCILATQICNRQNDCSSGEDELNCPGCLSNEFQCRDGQCILATRVCNRQNDCSSGEDELNCPGCLSNEFQCRDGQCILSTRVCNRQNDCSSGEDELNCPGCLSNEFQCSDGRCILSSQVCNSQRDCSDGADELICNICAANDFLCNDGQCISSSKLCNRQSDCAGGEDEHNCHGCITNEFKCTDNSCIMSVEVCNGMNDCPNGEDEVDCDDCLPNEFRCSDGQCIQSTQICNRQNDCSSGEDELNCPGCLSNEFQCRDGKCILSTLVCNRQNDCSGGEDELNCPGCLSNEFQCRDGQCILATQICNRQNDCSGGEDELNCPGCLSNEFQCRDGQCILATQICNRQNDCSSGEDELNCPGCLSNEFQCRDGQCILATRICNRQNDCSGGEDELNCPGCLSNEFQCRDGQCILATQICNRQNDCSSGEDELNCPGCLSNEFQCRDGQCILSTRVCNRQNDCSSGEDELNCPGCLSNEFQCRDGQCIMATLICNRQNDCSGGEDELNCPGCLSNEFQCRDGQCILATRVCNQQNDCSGGEDELNCPGCLSNEFQCRDGQCILATRVCNRQNDCSSGEDELNCPGCLANEFQCRDGQCILATRICNRQNDCSGGEDELNCPGCLANEFQCRDGQCILATRVCNRQNDCSGGEDELNCPGCLSNEFQCRDGQCILATRVCNHQNDCSSGEDELNCPGCLANEFQCRDGQCILATRVCNRQNDCSSGEDELNCPGCLSNEFQCRDGQCILSTRVCNRQNDCSGGEDELNCPGCLSNEFQCRDGQCILATQVCNRQNDCSIGEDELNCPGCLSNEFQCRDGQCILAIRVCNRQNDCSSGEDELNCPGCLANEFQCRDGQCILATGVCDRQNDCSSGEDELNCPGCLANEFPCRDGQCILATRVCDRQNDCSSGEDELNCPGCLANEFQCRDGQCIVSSKICNRQNDCSSGEDELSCPFCLSTEFRCNDGQCVSATKRCNRVDDCTGGDDEHNCQGCITNEFTCNDGSCIFSIQVCNQQNDCPNGEDELDCLSQSCPTGKSGCPNGQCIISDLVCDGKNDCPSGADEMSCSSCQDNEFECDDGRCIASSQVCNKQKDCVGGEDEQNCPIPGCPDGQFQCSDGMCIKSLQVCDKQMDCATGEDERDCQSRPCLLKEFECDDGTCFPSSVVCDNKVDCRTGEDEVDCYERCPAQYECVNGPCIPKDKKCDLIVDCPFGDDEATCSYKNGQCSDNEFECNSGNCIKSGFVCNGRKDCAQGADEENCAVNRCLGRFACQGGRCITLTELCDGERDCPLGDDELSCGASPEPCNGYRCSSGQCIPADARCNGWLDCYGGVDEVGCTVDPCMHLFVCGDGYCINPTLICDGKSDCLNDRDEQGCSPDPCLGMFRCGSGSCIAMSLLCNGLSDCPDGIDEQSCPIVNKCPGAFECRSTGVCVVSTLVCDARKDCPAGEDELGCPDQTCTASQFRCNDGTCISSGLECNGIRNCGGSAGEDEGNCQSVLCAVNQFRCNDGSCVFRRNLCDGIWNCVTGEDEMNCPQGCLGNQFECNNGVCIPANWHCDRQYSDCSAGEDEIGCPTTVQNPCPINQFACNSGTCISASSRCDGLYRDCPNGEDEVQCPTRCGSYELQCGIKCVSADHLCDGVADCLRGEDEVPATCDEFAELGNCDPHFQFACYNGRCLSREYACDGITDCLGGEDERLCYQNAPNILGVVLELGQKFAVLKEKVQMLEGPFQEADALKVDLEQVIKECMTTLTGIFVTLGLDVDESSNQQPPTTGLSSSEMATDRPAAQTRPPTLPFPPRPSVNSPPQENPSGDDDSTYEVLREENLAAELNDEDHIIDEELRDVNMLAVKSNSSKKKSQKMDRFVSYRKKQLKKLMLKKNNSIG